The Camelina sativa cultivar DH55 chromosome 14, Cs, whole genome shotgun sequence genome includes a window with the following:
- the LOC104739517 gene encoding proteasome subunit beta type-4-like — MTFTIQIENGTEVRNAEADSQRTLYPYVTGTSVVAIKYKDGVLMASDMGGSYGSTLRYKNIERMKAIGKHSLLGASGEISDFQEILRYLDELTLNDNMWDDGNSLGPKEVHNYLTRVMYNRRNKFNPLWNTLVLGGVKNGEKYLGMVSMIGVSFEDNHVATGFGNHLARPILRDEWREDLGFEEGVKLLEKCMRVLLYRDRSAINKLQIAKMTEEGVTVSEPYSLKTFWEFKAFTNPTVGAEGSW, encoded by the exons ATGACT TTTACGATTCAGATTGAGAACGGGACTGAAGTGAGGAACGCTGAGGCTGATTCCCAAAGAACATT GTACCCGTATGTTACTGGAACGTCAGTGGTAGCTATCAAGTACAAAGATGGGGTTTTAATGGCTTCTGATATGGGAG GTTCATATGGATCCACCTTAAGGTACAAGAACATTGAGAGGATGAAGGCTATTGGTAAGCATTCTCTTCTTGGTGCCAGTGGGGAAATCAGCGACTTTCAAGAAATTTTGCGTTATCTTGATGAGCTCAC GCTGAATGATAACATGTGGGATGATGGTAATTCCTTGGGACCGAAAGAAGTTCATAACTATCTGACCCGAGTTATGTATAATCGCCGGAACAAGTTCAACCCTTTGTGGAACACTCTTGTCCTTGGAGGTGTAAAAAATGGAGAGAAGTACCTTGGGATG GTCTCAATGATTGGTGTTAGTTTTGAGGACAACCATGTTGCCACTGGGTTTGGGAATCACCTAGCTAGGCCGATTCTTCGTGATGAATGGCGTGAGGACCTGGGTTTTGAAGAAGGTGTCAAACTCCTAGAGAAATGTATGCGTGTGCTTCTTTACCGTGACAGATCAGCTATCAACAAGCTTCAG ATAGCAAAGATGACAGAGGAAGGTGTGACAGTCTCTGAGCCATACTCGCTTAAGACATTCTGGGAATTCAAGGCGTTCACAAACCCAACAGTTGGTGCAGAAGGCTCCTGGTAA